The following proteins are encoded in a genomic region of Fusarium oxysporum f. sp. lycopersici 4287 chromosome 1, whole genome shotgun sequence:
- a CDS encoding enolase: MAVKKVFARSVYDSRGNPTVEVDVVTETGLHRAIVPSGASTGQHEACELRDGDKSKWGGKGVTKAVENVNTVIAPALIEKNLDVKDQSAVDAFLNELDGTPNKTKLGANAILGVSLAVAKAGAAEKGVPLYAHVSDLAGTKKPYVLPVPFMNVLNGGSHAGGRLAFQEFMIVPTEAPTFTEAMRQGAEVYQALKGLAKKRYGQSAGNVGDEGGVAPDIQTAEEALELITDAIEQVGYTGKIKIAMDVASSEFYKVEEKKYDLDFKNPESDPTKWITYEELANLYSELCKKYPIVSIEDPFAEDDWEAWSYFSKTQDIQIVGDDLTVTNPLRIKKAIELKSCNALLLKVNQIGTLTESIQAAKDSYADGWGVMVSHRSGETEDVTIADIAVGLRAGEIKTGAPARSERLAKLNQILRIEEELGDQAIYPGANFRKSVNL; the protein is encoded by the exons ATGGCTGTCAAGAAGGTCTTCGCCCGCTCCGTCTACGACTCCCGTGGAAACCCCACCGTCGAGGTTGACGTCGTCACCGAGACTGGCCTCCACCGTGCCATCGTTCCCTCCGGTGCCTCTACCG GTCAGCACGAGGCTTGCGAGCTCCGAGATGGCGACAAGTCCAAGTGGGGTGGCAAGGGTGTTACCAAGGCCGTCGAGAACGTGAACACCGTCATTGCTCCCGCTCTTATCGAGAAGAATCTCGATGTCAAGGACCAGTCCGCTGTCGATGCTTTCCTCAACGAGCTCGATGGTACTCccaacaagaccaagcttgGTGCCAACGCTATTCTAGGTGTGTCTCTGGCTGtcgccaaggctggtgctgctgaGAAG GGCGTTCCTCTGTACGCTCACGTCTCCGACCTCGCCGGAACCAAGAAGCCTTATGTCCTTCCCGTTCCCTTCATGAACGTCCTCAACGGTGGCTCCCACGCTGGTGGCCGTCTCGCCTTCCAAGAGTTCATGATCGTTCCTAC TGAGGCGCCCACTTTCACCGAGGCCATGCGCCAGGGTGCTGAAGTCTACCAGGCCCTTAAGGGTCTGGCCAAGAAGCGATATGGCCAGTCCGCCGGCAACGTCGGTGATGAGGGTGGTGTTGCTCCCGATATCCAGACTGCCGAGGAGgcccttgagctcatcaCCGATGCCATTGAGCAGGTTGGCTACAccggcaagatcaagatcgcCATGGATGTTGCCTCTAGCGAGTTCtacaaggttgaggagaagaagtacGATCTTGACTTCAAGAACCCCGAGTCCGACCCCACCAAGTGGATTACATACGAGGAGCTCGCCAACCTGTACTCCGAGCTCTGCAAGAAGTATCCTATCGTCTCCATTGAGGACCCCTTCGCTGAGGACGACTGGGAGGCCTGGAGCTACTTCTCCAAGACCCAGGACATCCAGATTGTTGGAGATGACCTGACTGTCACCAACCCCCTGCGAatcaagaaggccatcgAGCTCAAGTCTTGCAacgcccttcttctcaaggtcaaccAGATTGGTACTCTGACCGAGTCCATCCAGGCTGCTAAGGACTCCTACGCTGATGGCTGGGGTGTCATGGTCTCTCACCGATCCGGCGAGACTGAGGATGTCACCATTGCTGACATTGCTGTTGGTCTCCGTGCCGGTGAGATCAAGACCGGTGCCCCTGCCCGATCTGAGCgtctcgccaagctcaaccAGATTCTCCGaattgaggaggagcttggtGACCAGGCTATTTACCCTGGTGCTAACTTCCGCAAGTCTGTTAACCTGTAA
- a CDS encoding hypothetical protein (At least one base has a quality score < 10), with protein sequence MASDASAFTAIDPPPATRAEATPPAIIPSDDAAIRLLKRPRSPSPSSPRSLVAQSQGLLGLGSPAKSARLALASSISPTPLTAAAALEDERRRREVDDQDDGIRAPAPTSDNPSHRVLTSLMSGAVQAMSRPADAPQLAPTAAMDPSPKASNPVSLAQTATSQVEEHGAPSPQSTNSLVGVPVTESPTPMEVDVPKIDQQQHQQSSQQVVGQEERHQPGSLSYPGSLQATGNLTETPTRGMSFPMPTPGQTSPTSSGSKKHKCPYCNTEFTRHHNLKSHLLTHSQEKPYVCTECQMRFRRLHDLKRHGKLHTGEKPHVCPKCDRKFARGDALARHSKGAGGCAGRRSSMGSFVDDNDIETSLGEADESAMSGLAYDNPEEDELRRQSLPSITAQHVAGAQVDGYGTHARDISTTWCSILDWGTFTLSNVNQNQANSNSSQPVANTLRAQFYCGNPHPVAAANANMYSQTGITESPKPLSLGVQGHDSNNLGASALLA encoded by the coding sequence ATGGCATCGGACGCTTCCGCCTTTACCGCGATCGACCCCCCGCCCGCAACGCGCGCAGAGGCGACCCCTCCTGCTATCATCCCTTCAGACGACGCTGCTATCAGATTGCTCAAACGGCCTCGTTCACCTTCACCTTCATCGCCGCGCTCTCTCGTCGCGCAGTCGCAGGGACTCTTGGGTCTTGGATCCCCGGCCAAGTCTGCCCGTTTGGCACTCGCGTCGAGTATTTCTCCGACGCCTTTGACCGCGGCAGCTGCCCTCGAGGACGAGCGCCGACGACGCGAAGTTGACGATCAAGACGACGGGATACGGGCCCCAGCACCCACGAGCGACAATCCTAGCCACCGAGTTCTAACTTCCCTCATGTCTGGAGCTGTTCAGGCTATGAGCCGCCCTGCTGACGCGCCTCAGCTAGCACCAACAGCTGCCATGGACCCATCTCCAAAGGCCTCAAACCCCGTGTCGCTGGCGCAAACCGCGACAAGTCAGGTTGAAGAGCATGGCGCACCAAGTCCACAGAGCACCAACAGCCTTGTTGGCGTCCCCGTCACCGAGAGTCCGACTCCAATGGAAGTGGATGTACCTAAAATtgatcagcagcagcatcaacagTCCTCACAGCAAGTAGTCGGGCAGGAAGAGAGGCATCAGCCTGGATCCCTATCGTACCCTGGCTCTCTTCAGGCTACGGGTAACCTGACAGAAACACCAACTCGAGGCATGAGCTTTCCGATGCCCACCCCAGGCCAGACATCTCCCACATCATCTGGGTCAAAGAAGCACAAATGTCCCTACTGCAATACTGAGTTTACACGCCATCACAACCTCAAGAGCCATTTGTTGACGCATAGCCAAGAGAAACCATACGTATGCACGGAATGCCAGATGCGTTTCCGCCGTCTGCACGACCTCAAGCGTCACGGTAAACTGCACACTGGTGAGAAGCCTCACGTTTGTCCCAAGTGTGACCGAAAATTCGCTCGTGGCGATGCGCTTGCTCGTCACTCTAAGGGTGCTGGTGGCTGTGCTGGGCGACGATCCAGCATGGGTAGTTTCGTTGACGACAACGATATTGAGACCAGTCTTGGCGAAGCTGATGAATCGGCCATGTCTGGACTTGCATACGATAACCCCGAGGAAGATGAACTGAGACGTCAAAGTTTACCAAGCATCACCGCCCAGCATGTTGCAGGAGCACAAGTTGATGGCTACGGCACCCATGCTCGGGACATATCCACCACCTGGTGCTCGATCTTGGACTGGGGGACTTTTACTCTCTCCAATGTTAACCAAAACCAGGCAAATTCCAactcttctcagcctgtCGCCAACACATTGCGGGCACAATTCTACTGCGGGAATCCGCATCCCGTTGCGGCCGCCAATGCGAACATGTATTCTCAGACTGGTATTACAGAGTCTCCAAAACCATTGAGCCTCGGGGTGCAAGGACATGACTCCAATAACTTGGGCGCCAGCGCTCTCCTAGCTTGA
- a CDS encoding BUB protein kinase, with protein sequence MSASGDLIDFDLIEGQKENIQSLPGGRSAKKLAELYSPSPLHKLSTPTPSDTRNVNDCIRAEFEQEVENIAESDDPLDVFERYVRWTLDAYPSAQATPQSQLHTLLERATKTFIGSGQYKNDPRYLKLWVHYIHFFSDTPRETYMFLSRHGIGESLALFYEEYAAWLEGANRWAQAEEVYKLGIDREARPVQRLIRKFKEFEQRVAQQPDVMNEPSSPALPTMRPALAAKVDPFAAARAADPQAPRPSSGGAGKPSKSKLAIFSDDDAQPSAMSSMSAGSKGWDSIGSLADRRKENAVEAKPWAGETLPAGGKKSTAPKMSVFRDPSLSQIQNIVVVPSKHQISVHPQTGKKERVFVDLAAIYPTPEEIGTELSFEEIMAADRGWLDHCWEDETFDENLVPEPVMPLEIEEISKGAGERLMIHQDPVDRLPIHQDPVGKLAIHKDTVEKLVIHQDSSTTLAVHKDTVQYDENGKAVEQHRGPRGGKKKKMIEVNETQIIKAKLDSPSRPKLKKKNTSEPTMTLHTKAATDDIYDIFNAPLKPAGQEEEDEESADDDDYESDDNYTTDAESTGTTRHIEPSEAGDDENDETSDVKSVSEWSDFSTRRHIPHIDGEDDGDEGTERNETQVSDSIDTGAPGPDQESSEAFDSTGQQMGTGEEQNDDAEELETPVSEDFPPTARTTFVPIPPEDYEPPTRPFRDPAEVANNRLPFMTPITERTEVSLDVTMERRGYKTPSKKDNSPTIDEEDEGSSDSEPLSSPLREMANDPIPPPKMSAPLAPKSIGPLGKAIPPKPLAPKGPIIKDAQCNPVDESVRSEIISRMLPPLSSYSGFYDHRHEKYERGAEIRKFAKALAKANKSGDNKTGPVAAPVVIELPGTPSTYTIKKELGAGAFAPVYLVENSAPEADENDENAIPTMGKGAFAVSHRSEIEALKMENPPTPWEFHMMRLAHTRLGPQHRTSASLSYAHEMHLFQDEAFLFLPYHPHGTLLDVVNFFRAEPSAVMDEQLAMFFTIELLRTVEALHSKSILHGDLKADNCLLRLDALSDDESLTAQWKADGSGGWSSRGVVLIDFGRGIDMRAFVPEVEFIADWKTSAQDCAEMREGRPWTWQIDYHGLAGTIHTLLFGKYIETVRCDQGGLGKSGRRYKIRESLKRYWQTDLWSDCFELLLNPGAAAAAGGEDGGKMPVLKSMKNVRERMETWLGANCERGVGLKSVIGRLEATFGKNRK encoded by the exons ATGTCAGCTTCAGGAGATTTGATTGACTTCGACTTGATCGAAGgacaaaaagaaaatatcCAGTCTTTACCCGGTGGTCGTTCAGCTAAGAAGCTAGCTGAGCTCTACTCCCCATCACCACTTCATAAACTGTCTACCCCGACCCCTTCGGACACGCGCAATGTTAACGACTGCATTCGCGCCGAATTCGAACAAGAGGTTGAAAACATCGCTGAGTCAGACGATCCTCTTGACGTTTTTGAACGTTATGTTCGATGGACCCTAGACGCCTATCCCTCAGCGCAAGCAACACCACAATCACAACTGCATACCCTTCTCGAGCGTGCAACCAAAACCTTCATTGGTTCAGGGCAATACAAAAACGACCCTCGATATCTCAAACTTTGGGTTCACTATATCCACTTCTTCTCCGACACCCCCCGCGAGACATATATGTTCTTGTCGCGACATGGAATAGGAGAGTCGCTCGCATTATTTTATGAGGAATACGCTGCTTGGCTTGAGGGAGCGAATAGATGGGCACAAGCCGAAGAAGTGTACAAGCTGGGTATTGACCGCGAGGCTCGACCTGTTCAGCGACTTATTCGCAAGTTCAAGGAGTTTGAGCAGCGTGTCGCCCAGCAGCCAGATGTCATGAACGAAccctcatcaccagcatTACCCACCATGCGGCCGGCTCTTGCTGCTAAAGTAGAtccttttgctgctgcgcGAGCAGCAGATCCTCAGGCGCCAAGACCTTCAAGTGGTGGAGCTGGCAAACcctccaagtccaagctGGCAATCTTCTCTGACGATGACGCCCAACCTTCTGCCATGTCATCAATGAGTGCGGGCTCAAAAGGGTGGGACAGTATCGGCTCATTGGCAGACCGAAGGAAAGAGAATGCTGTGGAAGCCAAACCCTGGGCGGGTGAGACACTGCCAGCTGGTGGCAAGAAGAGTACGGCTCCTAAGATGTCAGTGTTTAGGGATCCG TCTCTTTCGCAAATACAGAATATCGTGGTTGTTCCATCGAAGCATCAAATTTCCGTTCACCCGCAAACTGGGAAAAAAGAGCGTGTTTTTGTTGACCTTGCTGCTATCTACCCAACTCCTGAAGAGATTGGCACGGAGCTTAGTTTCGAGGAGATTATGGCTGCTGACCGAGGCTGGCTCGACCACTGTTGGGAAGATGAAACATTTGACGAGAACCTCGTTCCTGAGCCTGTCATGCCCCTCGAGATCGAGGAAATCAGCAAGGGAGCAGGAGAGAGGCTAATGATCCATCAAGATCCAGTCGACAGACTCCCTATTCATCAAGACCCTGTGGGCAAGTTGGCCATTCACAAAGACACAGTTGAGAAGTTGGTTATTCATCAGGATTCTTCCACCACGTTGGCAGTTCACAAGGACACTGTGCAGTATGACGAGAATGGCAAGGCTGTCGAGCAACATCGGGGGCCACGAGGtggtaagaagaagaaaatgatTGAGGTCAACGAGACCCAGATCA TCAAAGCAAAGCTTGACTCGCCATCCAGAccaaagctcaagaagaaaaacaCCTCTGAGCCTACCATGACACTTCATACTAAGGCTGCCACTGATGATATTTATGATATTTTCAACGCACCCCTGAAACCTGCTGGacaggaggaagaggatgaagagagcgCAGACGATGACGATTATGAGAGTGATGATAACTATACTACTGATGCAGAAAGCACAGGTACAACAAGGCATATAGAGCCCAGTGAAGCCGGTGACGACGAGAACGACGAGACATCTGATGTTAAGAGTGTTAGTGAATGGTCCGACTTTTCGACTCGAAGACACATTCCTCATAttgatggagaggatgatggtgacgaAGGCACCGAACGAAATGAGACGCAAGTATCTGATTCGATCGATACAGGCGCCCCAGGACCTGATCAGGAATCATCTGAAGCTTTCGACAGCACTGGTCAACAAATGGGAACTGGAGAAGAACAAAACGACGATGCCGAGGAGCTCGAAACTCCTGTGTCTGAAGATTTCCCTCCTACAGCTCGTACAACATTCGTTCCTATCCCACCTGAAGACTACGAGCCCCCAACTCGGCCATTTAGGGATCCGGCCGAGGTGGCCAACAACCGACTGCCCTTCATGACTCCCATCACCGAGAGGACTGAAGTGTCTCTGGACGTGACTATGGAGCGCCGTGGATACAAGACACCTTCTAAGAAGGATAATTCTCCAACtattgatgaagaggacgagggGAGTTCAGATTCAGAACCTCTAAGCAGCCCTCTTCGAGAGATGGCCAACGATCCTATTCCACCCCCCAAGATGTCCGCACCCCTTGCTCCCAAATCCATTGGGCCTTTGGGCAAAGCAATCCCTCCTAAGCCTCTTGCTCCGAAAGGCCCCATTATCAAGGACGCTCAGTGTAACCCTGTGGATGAGTCAGTTCGTTCTGAGATCATCTCTAGGATGCTGCCCCCATTGAGCTCATATTCTGGGTTCTATGACCATCGACATGAGAAATACGAACGAGGGGCTGAGATCCGCAAGTTTGCCAAGGCCCTGGCCAAGGCAAACAAGTCAGGCGATAATAAAACGGGACCTGTTGCTGCTCCTGTAGTAATTGAGCTCCCTGGCACTCCTTCAACCTACACAATCAAGAAAGAACTTGGTGCTGGGGCATTCGCACCTGTTTATCTTGTTGAGAACTCGGCTCCAGAAGCTGATGAGAACGATGAGAACGCAATACCTACCATGGGCAAGGGTGCTTTCGCAGTCAGTCATCGCAGTGAAATCGAGGCTTTAAAGATGGAGAACCCACCTACACCATGGGAGTTTCACATGATGCGTCTGGCTCACACTCGCTTGGGTCCTCAGCATCGTACTTCTGCCTCCTTGTCTTATGCGCATGAGATGCACCTCTTTCAAGATGAAgcgtttctcttcttgccttACCATCCCCATGGCACCCTTTTAGATGTTGTCAACTTCTTCCGAGCTGAACCTTCTGCAGTCATGGACGAGCAGCTGGCAATGTTTTTTACTATCGAGCTTCTAAGAACCGTTGAGGCTCTTCACTCCAAAAGTATTCTGCACGGAGATCTCAAAGCCGACAATTGCCTGCTACGTTTGGACGCACTGTCCGATGACGAGTCCTTGACAGCCCAGTGGAAGGCTGATGGGAGCGGTGGATGGTCGTCGCGTGGAGTTGTGCTTATTGATTTTGGCCGCGGTATTGACATGCGCGCTTTTGTCCCCGAAGTTGAGTTCATTGCCGACTGGAAAACCAGCGCTCAGGACTGCGCCGAGATGCGAGAGGGCCGCCCGTGGACGTGGCAGATTGACTACCACGGCCTCGCTGGTACAATTCACACGCTCCTCTTTGGCAAGTACATCGAGACTGTACGGTGTGACCAGGGTGGACTCGGCAAGTCTGGTCGACGCTACAAGATCCGGGAGAGCCTCAAACGATACTGGCAGACTGACCTCTGGTCTGACTGTTTCGAGCTTCTACTGAACCCTGgagccgcagcagcagctggaGGTGAGGATGGTGGCAAGATGCCTGTGCTTAAGTCGATGAAGAACGTCAGGGAGAGGATGGAAACCTGGTTGGGGGCCAACTGTGAGAGAGGTGTTGGACTCAAAAGTGTCATAGGCAGGCTTGAAGCTACCTTTGGCAAGAATCGCAAGTAG
- a CDS encoding AP endonuclease 1: protein MARTSLRKKQAVSYNEDPDDDEMPQVTKAVAAATKVIEKTKGEVSKTVTAKAAFVKTVTKRKASPEPEIASRAPTAKTTKKRKTKAKDEDAKPLADRTDVSSLKPTMNIGAHVSAAGGVQNSVTNAVHIGANAFALFLKSQRKWTNPPLDHEAKNQFISMCKEHSYSAGEHALPHGSYLVNLAQADEDKANQAYKSFLDDLERCEQLGIRLYNFHPGSTGGDARPAAIARIAAQLNKSHKATKTVITVLENMAGSGNVIGSTWEDLRDIIALVEDKSRVGVCIDTCHAFAAGYDLRTPEAFKKTVNSFNDIVGHKYLKAFHLNDSKAPFNSNRDLHANIGTGFLGLRAFHCIMNHAPFAGMPMVLETPIDRPGADGKSVEDKKVWATEIKLLERLVGMDAETKEFKDLEIELQAQGESERKKIQDQVDRKMAKDAKKGTKKGGKRKKKDDSDDESE from the exons ATGGCTCGTACGTCTCTGCGCAAAAAGCAGGCAGTTAGCTACAACGAGGACCCTGACGACGACGAGATGCCTCAGGTGACTAAGGCTGTAGCGGCTGCGACCAAGGTCATTGAGAAGACTAAGGGTGAAGTTTCAAAGACCGTAACTGCAAAGGCTGCATTTGTAAAGACAGTAACAAAGCGAAAAGCCTCGCCCGAACCTGAGATAGCCTCGCGAGCTCCAACGGCAAAGACGACCAAGAAGCGCAAAACAAAGGCAAAGGACGAAGATGCGAAACCCTTGGCAGATAGAACGGACGTATCATCACTTAAACCTACTATGAACATTGGCGCTCACGTCAGTGCCGCAGGAG GAGTACAGAATTCCGTCACAAACGCGGTCCACATTGGCGCAAACGCTTTTGCACTTTTCCTCAAGTCACAAAGAAAATGGACGAACCCGCCTCTTGACCATGAAGCCAAGAATCAATTCATCTCAATGTGCAAAGAACACAGTTATAGCGCAGGCGAACATGCCCTTCCCCACGGCTCATATCTCGTCAATCTAGCGCAGGCTGATGAGGACAAGGCGAACCAAGCATATAAATCCTTTCTCGATGACCTAGAACGTTGCGAGCAGCTGGGAATTCGTTTGTACAACTTCCATCCTGGATCAACCGGCGGAGATGCTAGGCCAGCAGCCATTGCACGTATTGCCGCGCAGCTTAACAAGTCACACAAGGCTACCAAGACGGTGATTACAGTCCTGGAAAACATGGCAGGCAGTGGAAATGTCATTGGATCAACCTGGGAGGATTTGAGGGACATCATTGCCCTGGTTGAGGATAAATCTAGAGTTGGTGTTTGCATTGACACCTGCCATGCCTTTGCAGCTGGCTATGACCTAAGAACACCAGAGGCATTCAAGAAGACTGTCAACTCTTTCAACGACATCGTTGGTCACAAATATCTCAAGGCCTTCCACT TGAACGACAGCAAGGCCCCCTTCAATTCCAATAGAGATCTCCACGCCAACATTGGCACGGGCTTTCTCGGCCTCCGCGCCTTTCACTGCATCATGAACCATGCCCCTTTCGCGGGTATGCCCATGGTACTCGAGACGCCCATTGATCGGCCGGGTGCTGACGGCAAATCTgtcgaggacaagaaggtCTGGGCTACCGAGATCAAGCTCTTGGAGCGACTTGTGGGCATGGATGCGGAGACTAAGGAGTTCAAGGACCTTGAAATAGAGTTGCAGGCCCAGGGAGAGTcagaaaggaaaaagataCAGGATCAGGTTGATCGTAAAATGGCcaaggatgccaagaagGGGACTAAGAAGGGCGGAAAacggaagaagaaggatgattCTGATGACGAGAGCGAGTAG
- a CDS encoding enolase produces the protein MNISANHSLQGVPLYAHVSDLAGTKKPYVLPVPFMNVLNGGSHAGGRLAFQEFMIVPTEAPTFTEAMRQGAEVYQALKGLAKKRYGQSAGNVGDEGGVAPDIQTAEEALELITDAIEQVGYTGKIKIAMDVASSEFYKVEEKKYDLDFKNPESDPTKWITYEELANLYSELCKKYPIVSIEDPFAEDDWEAWSYFSKTQDIQIVGDDLTVTNPLRIKKAIELKSCNALLLKVNQIGTLTESIQAAKDSYADGWGVMVSHRSGETEDVTIADIAVGLRAGEIKTGAPARSERLAKLNQILRIEEELGDQAIYPGANFRKSVNL, from the exons ATGAATATCTCAGCTAACCACTCACTGCAGGGCGTTCCTCTGTACGCTCACGTCTCCGACCTCGCCGGAACCAAGAAGCCTTATGTCCTTCCCGTTCCCTTCATGAACGTCCTCAACGGTGGCTCCCACGCTGGTGGCCGTCTCGCCTTCCAAGAGTTCATGATCGTTCCTAC TGAGGCGCCCACTTTCACCGAGGCCATGCGCCAGGGTGCTGAAGTCTACCAGGCCCTTAAGGGTCTGGCCAAGAAGCGATATGGCCAGTCCGCCGGCAACGTCGGTGATGAGGGTGGTGTTGCTCCCGATATCCAGACTGCCGAGGAGgcccttgagctcatcaCCGATGCCATTGAGCAGGTTGGCTACAccggcaagatcaagatcgcCATGGATGTTGCCTCTAGCGAGTTCtacaaggttgaggagaagaagtacGATCTTGACTTCAAGAACCCCGAGTCCGACCCCACCAAGTGGATTACATACGAGGAGCTCGCCAACCTGTACTCCGAGCTCTGCAAGAAGTATCCTATCGTCTCCATTGAGGACCCCTTCGCTGAGGACGACTGGGAGGCCTGGAGCTACTTCTCCAAGACCCAGGACATCCAGATTGTTGGAGATGACCTGACTGTCACCAACCCCCTGCGAatcaagaaggccatcgAGCTCAAGTCTTGCAacgcccttcttctcaaggtcaaccAGATTGGTACTCTGACCGAGTCCATCCAGGCTGCTAAGGACTCCTACGCTGATGGCTGGGGTGTCATGGTCTCTCACCGATCCGGCGAGACTGAGGATGTCACCATTGCTGACATTGCTGTTGGTCTCCGTGCCGGTGAGATCAAGACCGGTGCCCCTGCCCGATCTGAGCgtctcgccaagctcaaccAGATTCTCCGaattgaggaggagcttggtGACCAGGCTATTTACCCTGGTGCTAACTTCCGCAAGTCTGTTAACCTGTAA
- a CDS encoding hypothetical protein (At least one base has a quality score < 10) has product MSNPVVDSDVPLINGAHPSNAIEKVTTIPNPENEHPVEPPSQSQNGEAVEARDPERPQLPDRDFESSISTSNADFDDLMLSTNGTPDGKLNGGAPSGTPNGTGKSYAAAATEADERDGKEEDSNNGEKSYADVVADRDADNTSRHDQWSYPKLPITAQPKNIKTGSWRAGGIRFAPLRVPMRRRLQTAAVLFHCMSIATFVSAFWLICANPLAWPIIIIYLIHLALSTAGTNGNLTYRSEWVRSLKLWKLFTGYFPMKLHKTHELPTDRKYILGYHPHGIISHGGFAPFGTNALGFRELFPGITNTLLTLDSNFRLPFYRDYIMLHGLQSVSKESIWNLLSKGGPSNDGRGRAVTIVVGGARESLEAQPGSLRLILRSRKGFVKMALRTGADLVPVIGFGENDLYDQLSPKTHPLVHRIQMIFLKVFKFTVPALHGRGVLNYDVGLMPYRRPVNIVIGRPIRVDKAHGPQPGQQDIDELHERYVQEIEKLWDAYKDHFAADRKAEMEIFA; this is encoded by the exons ATGTCGAACCCTGTGGTTGACAGTGATGTTCCCCTCATTAACG GGGCCCATCCTTCTAATGCAATTGAAAAAGTGACAACAATTCCTAATCCGGAAAACGAGCATCCGGTCGAGCCGCCGTCCCAATCGCAGAATGGAGAGGCTGTTGAAGCT AGAGATCCGGAGCGCCCACAGCTGCCTGACCGTGATTTCGAGTCGAGCATCTCTACCAGCAATGCCGACTTTGACGATCTGATGCTTTCTACAAATGGTACGCCTGATGGCAAGTTGAATGGAGGAGCCCCGAGCGGGACTCCCAATGGTACTGGAAAGAGCtatgcagcagcagctacTGAGGCGGACGAGAGagatggcaaagaagaagattcaaACAACGGTGAAAAGAGTTACGCCGACGTTGTCGCTGACAGAGACGCGGATAACACCAGCAGACATGATCAATGGTCCTATCCCAAGCTCCCCATTACCGCTCAACCTAAAAATATCAAGACGGGGAGCTGGCGTGCCGGAGGCATTCGTTTCGCGCCATTGCGAGTGCCCATGAGGCGACGGCTACAGACTGCAGCAGTCTTGTTTCATTGCATGTCTATTGCCACATTTGTCTCAGCCTTTTGGTTGATCTGCGCCAATCCGCTCGCTTGGCCTATCATTATAATTTACCTGATCCATCTTGCCCTTTCAACTGCAGGAACTAACGGTAACCTGACCTACCGCTCAGAATGGGTACGAAGCCTCAAGCTCTGGAAGCTCTTCACTGGATACTTCCCCATGAAGCTGCACAAGACGCACGAACTACCGACCGATAGAAAATACATACTTGGTTACCATCCACATGGCATCATTTCCCATGGAGGCTTCGCCCCCTTTGGCACTAATGCTCTTGGGTTTCGCGAACTGTTCCCTGGAATCACCAACACACTCCTCACTCTCGATTCCAACTTCCGTCTCCCCTTCTACCGCGATTATATCATGCTTCACGGTCTCCAGTCAGTCTCTAAGGAGTCGATATGGAATCTTCTCTCAAAGGGTGGTCCTAGCAATGATGGCCGAGGCCGCGCTGTTACTATTGTTGTCGGCGGTGCCCGCGAATCGCTCGAGGCCCAACCAGGAAGCCTTCGCTTGATCCTCAGGAGCCGAAAAGGGTTTGTCAAGATGGCACTTCGTACCGGAGCCGATCTAGTTCCTGTTATCGGATTTGGCGAAAACGATCTCTACGACCAGCTGAGCCCTAAGACACACCCCCTTGTACACCGAATCCAGATGATATTTCTCAAGGTTTTCAAGTTTACCGTGCCAGCTCTCCACGGCCGTGGTGTGCTCAATTACGATGTTGGTCTCATGCCTTACCGTCGACCCGTTAACATTGTTATCGGACGGCCGATCCGAGTTGACAAGGCCCATGGACCTCAACCAGGTCAGCAGGACATCGATGAGCTGCATGAACGTTATGTTCAGGAAATTGAGAAGTTGTGGGATGCATACAAGGATCATTTTGCTGCCGATCGCAAGGCCGAGATGGAAATCTTTGCCTAA